From the Rattus norvegicus strain BN/NHsdMcwi chromosome Y, GRCr8, whole genome shotgun sequence genome, one window contains:
- the LOC134484513 gene encoding uncharacterized protein LOC134484513, whose amino-acid sequence MVKIPSFVPIPVEANPYSFPILNLLRTKRDFGITAIIISAIVLSAAAATTATIAMTNQIQTAETVNQIVERTEMALEIQEEFNTHLASGLLLANQRIDLVQEQIEALYPMTQLSCVSSLRGLCYTPLQANFSQHSQQSKEISNYLKGNWSMKAEQLSRQLLMQIAVLNSTRLDPITIEDFTSWITNAFSFFKEWADMFAWGAIVLLGCGVCHWLIGRLKREHARHKAVVYQAMTAIDNGASPNVWLASLKD is encoded by the coding sequence atggtcaagattccctcctttgtgccaatcccagtagagGCAAACCCATAtagttttcctattcttaatttgctgagaaccaaaagagattttggaattacggcaatcataatttcagccatcgtgctgtctgctgccgcagctaccacagctacaattgctatgaccaatcaaatacagacggctgagactgtcaatcagattgtagaaagaactgaaatggcgctagagatacaagaagaatttaatactcatttggcatctggccttctattagccaatcaaaggatagatttagttcaagaacaaattgaagcactgtatcctatgacacagctgtcttgcgttTCCTCCCTAAGAGGTTTATGCTATACTCCTTTGCAAgccaacttttctcagcattctcaacagagcaaagaaatctcaaattatctgaaaggaaactggtccatgaaagcagagcaactatccagacaattgctgatgcagattgctgtcctcaatagcactaggctggaccccatcacaattgaagactttacctcatggattaccaatgctttctccttttttaaggagtgggcggacatgtttgcctggggagctattgtcctcctgggatgcggagtatgtcactggcttattggccgtttaaaaagagaacatgccagacacaaagcggttgtttaccaggctatgactgccattgacaatggtgcttctcccaatgtatggctggcctctttgaaagattaa